The Arachis duranensis cultivar V14167 chromosome 9, aradu.V14167.gnm2.J7QH, whole genome shotgun sequence genomic sequence NNNNNNNNNNNNNNNNNNNNNNNNNNNNNNNNNNNNNNNNNNNNNNNNNNNNNNNNNNNNNNNNNNNNNNNNNNNNNNNNNNNNNNNNNNNNNNNNNNNNNNNNNNNNNNNNNNNNNNNNNNNNNNNNNNNNNNNNNNNNNNNNNNNNNNNNNNNNNNNNNNNNNNNNNNNNNNNNNNNNNNNNNNNNNNNNNNNNNNNNNNNNNNNNNNNNNNNNNNNNNNNNNNNNNNNNNNNNNNNNNNNNNNNNNNNNNNNNNNNNNNNNNNNNNNNNNNNNNNNNNNNNNNNNNNNNNNNNNNNNNNNNNNNNNNNNNNNNNNNNNNNNNNNNNNNNNNNNNNNNNNNNNNNNNNNNNNNNNNNNNNNNNNNNNNNNNNNNNNNNNNNNNNNNNNNNNNNNNNNNNNNNNNNNNNNNNNNNNNNNNNNNNNNNNNNNNNNNNNNNNNNNNNNNNNNNNNNNNNNNNNNNNNNNNNNNNNNNNNNNNNNNNNNNNNNNNNNNNNNNNNNNNNNNNNNNNNNNNNNNNNNNNNNNNNNNNNNNNNNNNNNNNNNNNNNNNNNNNNNNNNNNNNNNNNNNNNNNNNNNNNNNNNNNNNNNNNNNNNNNNNNNNNNNNNNNNNNNNNNNNNNNNNNNNNNNNNNNNNNNNNNNNNNNNNNNNNNNNNNNNNNNNNNNNNNNNNNNNNNNNNNNNNNNNNNNNNNNNNNNNNNNNNNNNNNNNNNNNNNNNNNNNNNNNNNNNNNNNNNNNNNNNNNNNNNNNNNNNNNNNNNNNNNNNNNNNNNNNNNNNNNNNNNNNNNNNNNNNNNNNNNNNNNNNNNNNNNNNNNNNNNNNNNNNNNNNNNNNNNNNNNNNNNNNNNNNNNNNNNNNNNNNNNNNNNNNNNNNNNNNNNNNNNNNNNNNNNNNNNNNNNNNNNNNNNNNNNNNNNNNNNNNNNNNNNNNNNNNNNNNNNNNNNNNNNNNNNNNNNNNNNNNNNNNNNNNNNNNNNNNNNNNNNNNNNNNNNNNNNNNNNNNNNNNNNNNNNNNNNNNNNNNNNNNNNNNNNNNNNNNNNNNNagcatcatgattggagaggaagtagaagttcatgaggtcatctccaatgaaatctacaaaatagccgacaagccctccacaatggcaaggctagcttttcttcactttattttccatctatgttactcatctggagttatcatagaaggagacatctccattgaagaggataagcccatcaccaagaagaggatggagcaagcaagagagacccttcacggttctcaagagatgcatgaggaagctcatcatcaagaaatccctgagatgcctcaagggacgcactttcctcccaacaactattgggagcaaatcaacacctccttagaagatttgagccacaatgtggaacaattaagggtggaacatcatgagcactccatcattctccaagaaataagagaagaccaaagagcaatgagggaggagcaacaaaggcaaggaagggacatagaagagcttaaggacattattggtccttcaagaagaagacaccactaaggtggattcattccttattcttatttctttctgtttttcggtttctatgttatgtttatctatattttgtgtctctacttcatgatcattagtaNNNNNNNNNNNNNNNNNNNNNNNNNNNNNNNNNNNNNNNNNNNNNNNNNNNNNNNNNNNNNNNNNNNNNNNNNNNNNNNNNNNNNNNNNNNNNNNNNNNNNNNNNNNNNNNNNNNNNNNNNNNNNNNNNNNNNNNNNNNNNNNNNNNNNNNNNNNNNNNNNNNNNNNNNNNNNNNNNNNNNNNNNNNNNNNNNNNNNNNNNNNNNNNNNNNNNNNNNNNNNNNNNNNNNNNNNNNNNNNNNNNNNNNNNNNNNNNNNNNNNNNNNNNNNNNNNNNNNNNNNNNNNNNNNNNNNNNNNNNNNNNNNNNNNNNNNNNNNNNNNNNNNNNNNNNNNNNNNNNNNNNNNNNNNNcaaagctgagtcacaatctgaaaaggttcacccagttatgtgtctgtggcatttatgtatccggtggtaatactggaaaacaaaatgcttagggccacagccaagactcataaatagctgtgttcaagaatcaacatgcttaactaggaaaagtcaataacactatctgaactctgagttcctagagacgccaatcactctgaacttcaagggaaaaagtgagataccaaaactgttcagaagcaaaaaatctacaagtcccgctcatctaattataattaatattcattgatattctggaatttatagtatattctcttctttttatcctaattgattttcNNNNNNNNNNNNNNNNNNNNNNNNNNNNNNNNNNNNNNNNNNNNNNNNNNNNNNNNNNNNNNNNNNNNNNNNNNNNNNNNNNNNNNNNNNNNNNNNNNNNNNNNNNNNNNNNNNNNNNNNttgcttggggacaagcaacaatttaagtttggtgttgtgatgagcggataatttatacgctttttggcattgtttttaggtagtttttagtaagttcaagctacttttagggatgttttcattagtttttatgttaaattcacatttctggactttactatgagtttgtgtgtttttctgtgatttcaggtaatttctggctgaaattgagggatttgagcaaaactctgaaaaaagctgacaaaaggactgctgatgctgttggaatctgatctccctacactcgaaatggattttctggagctagaaaactccaaatggcgcgctctcaacggcgttggaaaatagacatccagagctttccagcaatatctaatagtccatactttatttggaaattgatgacgtaacttggcgttgaacgccaagtatatgctgctgtctggagttaaacgccagaaacacgtcatgatccagagttgaacgcccaaaacacgttataacttggagttcaactctaagaaaagcctcagctcgtggatagatcaagctcagcccaaacatacaccaagtgggccccNNNNNNNNNNNNNNNNNNNNNNNNNNNNNNNNNNNNNNNNNNNNNNNNNNNNNNNNNNNNNNNNNNNNNNNNNNNNNNNNNNNNNNNNNNNNNNNNNNNNNNNNNNNNNNNNNNNNNNNNNNNNNNNNNNNNNNNNNNNNNNNNNNNNNNNNNNNNNNNNNNNNNNNNNNNNNNNNNNNNNNNNNNNNNNNNNNNNNNNNNNNNNNNNNNNNNNNNNNNNNNNNNNNNNNNNNNNNNNNNNNNNNNNNNNNNNNNNNNNNNNNNNNNNNNNNNNNNNNNNNNNNNNNNNNNNNNNNNNNNNNNNNNNNNNNNNNNNNNNNNNNNNNNNNNNNNNNNNNNNNNNNNNNNNNNNNNNNNNNNNNNNNNNNNNNNNNNNNNNNNNNNNNNattcatgaggatccggaaagtctaaaccttgtctatggtattccgagtaggattctgggattgaatgactgtgacgagcttcaaactcctgaaggctgggcgtgatgaaaagcgcaaaagaatcaagggattctattccaacctgattgagaaccgatagatgattagccgtgctgtgacagagcataggaacgttttcactgagaggatgggatgtagccattgacaacggtgatgccttacatacagcttgccatggaaaggagtaggaaggattggatgaatgtaataagaaaacagagatacgagaggagcacagcatcttcacacacttatctgaaattcccactattgctttacataagtatttctatccctttttattttctatttatttattaattttcgaactcaccataaaccaatttaatctgcctaactaagatttacaaggtgaccatagcttgcttcataccaacaatctctgtgggatcgacccttactcacgtaaggtattacttggatgacccagtacacttactggttaagttgaacggagttgtgtccacacatagttgaaaaagcaatgaattttacaaaatacaataacaaaggaatcacaatttcgtccaccagcatGAATATCGGATTGGGATGCAGCAGCCACTATCGGTTACTTAGAGGGTAAGGCGAATGTGGACATGATGACCTCGGCACGCTACACACAGACCTCGGATAATCGGCTGGGTAGCCTATTTTGGGCTGATGGGGAGATGATGGCAGACTATCAGCTATTCGGTGATGTTTTGGCATTTGATTCTACGTATCATTCTAACAAGTACAGGAAGCCACTGGTGGTATTCTTTGGGTCAAATCACCACAAACAAACATCTATTTTTGGGTTCGCGTTGCTTGAGGATGAAGAGGTTCATACTTACCAATGGGTGTTATTGAACCTGCTAGACGTGATGGGACATAAGAAGCCTTGTGTAGTAGTCACGGATGGGGACAAGGCGATGCGAGCTGCAATTGCAGAGGTGATCCCAACCACAAAACATAGGTTGTGCTGTTGGCACCTTGAGAAGAATTGCGTCCAGAGGGTTAAGGAGACAGAATTTTGCAAGGTTTTTCAAAAGGTGCTGTATGCCAACTTGGATATCAATGAGTTCGAGGACTTTTGGAAGACGCTGGTTGAGTCGCTTGGCCTACAAGATAACATCTGGGTTCAGAGCACATACGATAGTAGAGAAAGTTGGGCAATGGCCTACCTGAGGGGCACATTCTGTGCGGTATACAGGACAACCTCAAGATGTGAAGGGATCAATGCTTTCGTTAAGGGTTTTCTTAGATCAACTGATAGCATTTTGGAACTTGTACACAGTTTAGATCAAGTTGTGAAAGACTATCGGAATAATGAAGTAATGGCCCAATTCTATTCTACCTATTATACTCCTGTGCTAACGACCGGACTTGATTCGATCGAGCTGTTTGCTTCGAAGGTGTATACACGAGCGGTTTTCAGAGAAgtgaaaaaacaaataaagggTGTGGCGACGCTATTGTTTCAGGGCAGGGACGTCATTAGCATGACGTGTGTGTACAAGTTTTCAAAGATGAGGAAACCTAATAGGACATACAAGGTGTTGTATGATCCGAACGAGGAAAGGATTGATTGTGAATGTTCAATGTGGAACAGTGAGGGGATTCCCTGTAGTCATATATTCTATGCGATAAAGTATGAGGGCTTGGAAAAAATACCGGGCGGTCTTATTTTGAGCAGATGGTGCAAGGATGCAAAGGAATGGAGATCGAAACCCCCCGAAAGTACAGAGGGCCATCAAGGACGCTTGCTTAGATATGGGGCCCTTTGTGGGGCGATGAGTGTGGTAGCAAAACTCGGGGCAGAAGATGCAAATGAGTTTGTTGTGGCTAGAGACGGGATTTCACGTCTCACAGCAGAACTGCAACGACGAGCATACAACAAGCTAGGAGGGCCCCCGGGTTTATCGTCGCTATCTGGGCTGAAGGACCCGGTGGTGTCAAAGACTAAGGGTGCTCCGAGGAAGGGGAAGGAGATGCATTTCGGCAGCGAGGGTGAGGTTCTGATGAAGTGACAACGTTGCACGACGTGCGGCTTACCTGGTCATACGAAGAGGACTTGCACGAGCCAGCGGGATCATGGTGTTGCTGGCACTGACGCTTGCGTGGTCTATAGTTCTGCGGAGTGTTCGTCAGCGAAACCAAGTGCCCCGTATACAGCTGGAAGGACGCAAGATGCCGACAAGGATGGGGTAAGTGTACGGACCCATACCACTTTAGATTAAATGATGGTACGGTTTAGAGTATTGAAGTAATACGCATGTGAGAAACATGGATCCATTCAAATCATCTGGGAAAAGCTAAATGCATCGGCTGCGGAGCACATTTCTTTAGTGGTGGGGAGAATATCTGATATGAGTAGTGAAGTAGTAATTTCCGTCTCACCTTTTGTGCTGGTGACACAAGAGACATGGGAGATGTAAAGTAGTAATTTACGTTTTACGTTTTGTGCTCTTGACACAAGATACATGGGATATGTGATGCGTAGCGTATAATGTGGTGTGAGTTATTCCTGTAAAGCATTCGGTGTAGATCACGTATGGTTGCATTGCATTTGGGCCAAGCAAGGAAAGAGTTCTTTTGGCCGTGCAATAGCTGAGGCTTCTTTGATTTCCATTTTTTGACTCATGAATTTAGCAATGGGTGGTCAACATGACAGGAACGAGGGACAAATAGATTCAACTAAGACTTTGCATGCATACATAGGTAAATAGCAATGGTTAGGTTGTGATCAGGTTTTTAACAACTTCTAGTTGCACTTGGCAGGGCATTCAGTCGGAGAACGGCGACAATAGGCAGACTGTTCCAGATTGTGCTGAAACAACCTCAACTCGGTCAATGCATGGGTGTAGTCTTGCGCATTGTAGCCCCCACATGGGTGTCGGCGGTGAGGGTTCCAACATCTTTCTCGGAGGGCAACACATCGAATAGTTTTTTTCTTCACAAGGCTACTCCGGTCACGTAGGGGGTCTCACACAGTAGCAACCAGGTTAGGTGCGTTTAACCTCACAAGGCCCACCAACGAAGATCTGTTTGAGCAGTGGCTAACCCAGGTATGGTTGGAAGTGTGCAGTTTGCTTTATGTTAAGTAAGGTAAAATTTGTATATTCAGTTCCAACGGTTCTTggttttttatgtttcttgtatGTCCCCGTGTACAGAATGCCTTGGGAAGACGGGGTGTAGCATGAGACAAGGGTTAGTACCATTTGCCTCTGCTCATGATTGTTtcgtatttaatttatttaatttagatgATATTTGCTTTATAGTTAGTAGACCACTACTCAATAAGGTGATTGGTGTTGATTAATAATGTAATGTATATTCGATTCATTGAGTCCTCCGGTATGGAAAAAATTATTCAGAAGAAGCCATTTGGCGGTAATTAACCTTTGCATTTTCATAACCACTCAACAAATGCCCCAAAACTACACGTTCACTATTAATATGAACTTCATTTGTAAAACTAGAATGCACATTTCCTTTTGCTCGTGGAGGAGTTCTACGAGTCCACAGTGCATTTCGATTTTACAATTTTTCCTGTTACCGTATGGCAAATTACAATGAAATCAGGCGAATGAAGAAATGGTTCTGGAGACTTTCTTTGGCatttctttatgttttcttgttAGTTGCATTGCTGCTTATATtcatttagtttaaattttttctgtTTTGCCGTTGGTTGCATTGGGTACTCTCTATAGTTTATTGCATAGGAATTAGCGCAAAATGTTAGTATGTGACACATATAACCCTGTGATGGTATAGTAGATTTTGATTATGTTGTGGTCAAATGAGAGTTTGATGGGTTAAGATTATAAGGTATTGTCACTTTATTAAGTTTGTTTCCTGGAAACAAGTGATGTCGTGACTGTTTTCCTAGCCTGTGAATCCTTGTTTGTTTGTTTAGCTAGTCGAGTTCGGATTACAGTTGATTCTCCCCAGTGATTGGAGTAACATCAAGTTGCGATAACTGTTAAGCATTATTTTTGTTGCACTTTTCCGTCCTATATTCATTGTCCTTTGTCCCTGTTAATCTTCTTTTCTATTGTCTGTGATGCAGAGTGCCTGGTATAAAAGACTATGTTTTAGTGGTGTACCTTGCCTTACATGCAGATAACTTGGAATTACTTTCGACTGCATTTCGTGCCTTAATTTGGACTTGCAAGTTCTCATGCGATAGCTCTTAGGTGTTGCAGTGGTTTTGTTATACTATTAATTTCCTGTTAAACTCATGCACGGTTGTAATCCATCATGGGGTTGTCCTCCATGATGTTTGTGCTCAAGTCTTTGTAAGGTATGGGATTCATTTTGGGAATTATACAGTGCACGGATGAAAACTTTAGAGGAGAAGTAAGAAATATATTTAATCTCAAAATACCTCCAAGTTaaaattttccatttatttCAGTTTAAAAGTTAAGACCCAGGTCGAGAGAACCGAACCGGTCGATGACCTGGGAGAGTAACTGACTCAACGGTTTAGATGTTCAACCGACTCCAACCGGATTTCAACCggattaattaattatagattaaaaatattaaaaattcaatgcGTATACTTTtgaatattaaaattcaataatttttaccTTGAtagaaacttaaaatttttcaatttcacgtaataaatttttcattaaaagTATACTATTAGCAAGTGTTCAATATATGATCATATAACATGTTATTCACTTTTTTTAGAAAGTTAAATTAGTAATGACTTTTATGTTATGGACagtcttctttttctattaagTCAAAACTTAGCCTAACTATTGTGTTATGGTTAATGTATAAAGTGTGAAGCATACATGTTGAccaaaattaattgattatgtCAAAGTATCAAAACCATGGGAGAAAAGAGACATTCTCAGTAAAACAAGTGTGGACTATGTTTCATAAGAATAACCCCATTCTGTGGTTgggcagttttttttttatttcacgaCATTGCATCTGATAACtcaaagtaatattttaaaagatttattgCAAGAAAACCTAACGGGTCAATAGCCTGGTCCAGTAGACTTTTACGATGTCCGCTTCTAAACCGATGGAAAGAAGAAGGatctgttattatttatttgaataatgAATGCGTTGTGTTGAAGACTCATTTATTGCTGAACCTCATTTGTGGTGAGTACAACACAATTTATTCCAAAGGGAGTCCTAGGCATGTAAAGGTCTTCCCTTTCTTTGAAACTAAGCCCGGAACATAGATCGAAGTACCTCTACAACAACATGAAGTCAGGGAGGCACCGTTTTTATGGTGTCCGCAAGGGGCGAGTTCCTGGAATTCACACAATTTAGGAGGATTGTAAGCAGCAGGTGAATGGGTTCAGGGACTGTGAGTTCAAGCCCCCCCGTCACCATCACCGCCACGGTTGGGTCTGGTTGGGAGCTCGGCGATTGTGGGTGGAAGTTCTTTATCGACACAGCTGCATGCGATGCAGGTTCGATCCGGTCAGTGCACACGGATGGAAGCAGGATGCCGTCGTTCACGGAACGATTCAACACCGAAAGGTAGGTTCGACTCCTTGGTTATGCTTTGGTTAAGCTAGTGATGTTCATTTTGTTTGGTCGTATTGCAGGGAAGGCAGTTGTAGGAGATACATGGGAGGCAAATTTCGTTATAACTGAAGACATGAAGGTCTATCTCATTCGAGTTTGTTCACAGTTACGTCTTGACTACCCAGTCTTCACCCGACGTGAGTCTTACTCCAAAATGGGGCGCAACTGCATGGTTTCTGGGTGGTGCTTTAGTCTGCGCAATATGGGGTAAATTGGGTGGTAAATGGATTTTTGTCTGAGGACGAAGCAGAAGCAAGGCAGGATGCTGCCTTTCAGATGCAAGAGAAGGTGTTGACGATGACTGGGAGGGAGATTTGTGATTACAACTTCAGAAAGGTTACTACTTTGCAGAGGCGCATTGAGGATCTAGAAAGACAGGTTTCGACCCCTCCGTACCACCAAATTTGCGAGCTTCAGAATGAGAACCAAATGATGCGGCATGAGCTAGAGATGTTTCACAAGATGTTCGACGATTAACTTTCGGAGGTAGTTTAGGCTAGTTTACCAAGGGctgatttttgttggtttggtTTATGTATTATGTTCTTACGTGTGTTTGATTTGTCATCATTGAAGTTGTTTGTTGTTTCATTTTGTTGATGGTTGTATTGGTTAGCTCATGTCTGAATTTTACTTATCATTTTGTAAGCGTTGCCTTTGTTACAAGTCAATATTAACGTGAAAAACGTATTTTTCATGAATTTGATAACTCTTAtagattgaattgaattattttcGATGACTCTAATTGTCTGGTCGATTGAGTTTTGGATTGGTTAAGGTGGCTAGAAATTATGATTCCTAATTGAGTATGTAAAGTTCGGTTTAAGTTGTGATTTACTGGAACAAGTTTGATTTTGCTGGTAATGAGTTAAGATttggaattttttgaaaagggttAGAGAAATAATTTGGACATTATGAGTGACTACCACGGAGCACATTTTGTTCTCTTTTCCATTCCTTTAGTTAGATATTACCCTGAATGGCCTCAAGGTTGAAAGTAAACTGGCGgcttcaatttaaaaattgtgTAGGGCCTTCTAAAGGTCTTAGCAGGTCGACATTTTACTATAGGGCTACAACTATAAGTTCCTTCGACACTTTTCATGTATTGAAGCTGGACCTTTAAGAACCAACTATGTTTTCTCCTATGAATTTAAAATTGCTTTGGGATTTACCAAGTCGACTCTAAGATTGCAGCCGGGTATTGTAAACTGTCTTGCAAGAAACCCAAAGCATTAAAGGAATACGATTCATGTCACATTAGAAGAAGATAAAACTAAATCAACTCCATACATTTTTCCATCCAAGGCCCCGCTGTACTTCAAAATGGCATCCGTCCAGCAAAGATGCAACGTAAAGGTTTAACAATGTAGAAGATCATAGCACGCCGAAgggcaaataaaaaaaatcatttaaccCAACGGAAACGGAATATAAAGGctatcaaaaaaatcaaatgtcCCAAAAGTTCCGAAACAACTGATTGGTACAAAAAATATTTGCCCCATGGTAACCAAAATAGATGGGCGATCCAAAAAATAACTGCCCACACGTTACTGACCACAAAATATTTACCATCGCGACTTGGCCTAACAAAGGACACGCTTACTCTATGCAGTTTCCGTTTGCCAGTGTGCAAATGCTTTGGATACGGAGTCCTGCGCAAGTTGGTTGTGAGACTTCATAACCAAGTCTATCACTAAGCGCATCCGAGTGGCAGCGTTGACATGCTGAGATGGCTCACAATAGCAACGGATGCGAGGTTAGTCACTTGCTAGTGGTGGCGATGAAGAAGCAAGACATTATAACTTCAAATGGAATAAATTGATAAGCTGATTCCCACCAAACTTGCATCGTGTAGTCTTGCCACATGTGCGCTCGAATCATCCATTGTGCTACCCAGATGCCACAGTCCATGCTGCAAAGACAGAAGTTTTAGTCAGTTCAGGACGCTTGTCAGGCCAACATGAGACTGAGACACCATCAAAGCAAAGGGTTTACGATGTAATAATGATATTAGGGCAAATAGGGGTGTGTATGATCTTACGAGTCTGCTGCCTGCTGAGGCACATCAGGCTCTTCAAATTCGAACGTAGAGAACCAGGGACGCGTCGCCCTGTCCCAGGAGAGCCACGAATTTCCCAGTGTCATTCCCTCCAGGTAAAGCGCCTACAATACGTTAAGAAAAAACATTATTACTGGACGGTGCTCTATGAAAATCATAAGCAGTGTGGTTATGGACTAGTGCTAGATAACTAGAGTGGCTTACGATGTGCATCATAGCCGTTTTCCTTGCGGCCGCTTCACGTGGGTCTCTAAGTGAGTCTAGGTAGATCAGCTTCTGCTCACGGACGTCGATTATCATTAGGTACCAGTGTTGGTCAGACCACATGGGCTGATACACCTACAAAAACCACATGGCCAAACTCAAAGTACAAGGTAGGAGAAAATGTGCAGCCACAATATGAGTAACACAAAACTGGTGGCGGTGACAATACCCGGGTCACCTGGTCAACCTTACTACGCATGTAGTTGTTACGTATCGCCCTTATGTTAGCTGAGGTGATAGACCTTCCGCCGACTGCAGCTTGCTGAAcatagaaaaggaaaaaattcCATCATACTACTAATATgaaaattattaacaataacaactcaaCAATAACAGCGTTATCATTACTAAATAATAAGAAACTCA encodes the following:
- the LOC127741552 gene encoding protein FAR1-RELATED SEQUENCE 5-like, whose translation is MAKLKIYYDMQQSVWKVRTIVDEHNHELAPAMFTNLLPSHRKMSEGDKAQVDSFKQFGIPTSKIMAYMAGQSGGYTATIGYLEGKANVDMMTSARYTQTSDNRLGSLFWADGEMMADYQLFGDVLAFDSTYHSNKYRKPLVVFFGSNHHKQTSIFGFALLEDEEVHTYQWVLLNLLDVMGHKKPCVVVTDGDKAMRAAIAEVIPTTKHRLCCWHLEKNCVQRVKETEFCKVFQKVLYANLDINEFEDFWKTLVESLGLQDNIWVQSTYDSRESWAMAYLRGTFCAVYRTTSRCEGINAFVKGFLRSTDSILELVHSLDQVVKDYRNNEVMAQFYSTYYTPVLTTGLDSIELFASKVYTRAVFREVKKQIKGVATLLFQGRDVISMTCVYKFSKMRKPNRTYKVLYDPNEERIDCECSMWNSEGIPCSHIFYAIKYEGLEKIPGGLILSRWCKDAKEWRSKPPESTEGHQGRLLRYGALCGAMSVVAKLGAEDANEFVVARDGISRLTAELQRRAYNKLGGPPGLSSLSGLKDPVVSKTKGAPRKGKEMHFGSEGERDHGVAGTDACVVYSSAECSSAKPSAPYTAGRTQDADKDGGIQSENGDNRQTVPDCAETTSTRSMHGCSLAHCSPHMGVGGEGSNIFLGGQHIE